In Denticeps clupeoides chromosome 1, fDenClu1.1, whole genome shotgun sequence, a single window of DNA contains:
- the serpine1 gene encoding plasminogen activator inhibitor 1: MHSVCLALTLAMCGTGLCNLLEKQADFGLRVFSEEARSSPGKNLVLSPYGITSVLGMAQIGAYGTTLETLTSRMGYSLQKRGMPRQQRMLHRDLSSEEGVELASGVMVDRKLLLEKSFRRGLAKAFQAMPHQLDFKQSDVARRVINSWVSDHTAGTIHQFLPDGVITERTRLVLLSAMHFHGMWKKPFDLKLTQERLFHGANGTTVPVPMMTITQQFNYGEFVTADGVDYDVIEVPYEGDSLSMLLVSPFEKDMPLSALTVELTSRKVHEWRQEMRKINKQLSLPRFSIDSELDLKSVLGKLGLGDIFSQSKADFSRITTEEPLCVSKFLQRVKIEVNEEGTKGSAATAAIIYSRMAIEELTLDHPFFFLIQHKTTGAVLFVGQINQPQEH, encoded by the exons ATGCATAGCGTGTGCCTGGCGTTGACCCTTGCCATGTGTGGCACTGGCCTGTGTAACCTCCTGGAAAAGCAGGCCGATTTTGGACTGCGCGTCTTCTCTGAGGAGGCACGTTCGTCTCCTGGCAAGAATCTGGTCCTCTCACCCTACGGAATCACGTCAGTGCTGGGTATGGCCCAGATTGGGGCCTATGGGAcgaccctggagacactcacctCCCGCATGGGGTACTCTTTACAGA AACGTGGGATGCCCCGTCAGCAGAGGATGCTCCATAGGGATCTCTCCAGTGAGGAGGGTGTAGAACTGGCCAGTGGGGTGATGGTGGACAGGAAACTTCTTTTGGAGAAGAGCTTCCGCCGTGGCCTAGCCAAAGCCTTCCAGGCCATGCCCCACCAGTTAGACTTCAAGCAGTCTGATGTTGCAAGGAGGGTCATCAACTCCTGGGTCTCTGATCACACTGCTG GCACCATCCACCAGTTCCTGCCAGATGGGGTGATCACTGAACGAACTCGACTGGTGCTGCTCAGTGCTATGCACTTCCACGGCATGTGGAAGAAGCCCTTTGACCTCAAGCTGACACAGGAGAGGCTGTTCCATGGAGCCAATGGCACCACAGTGCCCGTTCCGATGATGACGATTACACAGCAATTTAACTACG GAGAGTTTGTGACAGCAGACGGTGTGGACTATGATGTCATCGAGGTGCCCTATGAAGGAGATTCCCTAAGCATGCTCTTAGTGTCTCCATTTGAGAAGGACATGCCCCTGTCTGCTCTGACTGTTGAGCTGACTAGCCGCAAGGTCCATGAGTGGAGGCAGGAAATGAGGAAAATTAACAAGCAGCTGTCCCTGCCCAG ATTTTCCATTGACTCAGAGCTGGACCTGAAGTCTGTCCTGGGCAAGCTGGGCTTGGGAGACATCTTTAGCCAAAGCAAAGCAGATTTCTCTCGAATCACCA ccgAGGAGCCATTATGCGTGTCCAAATTCCtgcaaagagtgaaaattgAAGTGAATGAGGAAGGGACCAAAGGATCTGCTGCCACAG CTGCCATCATTTATTCACGGATGGCCATAGAGGAGCTCACACTTGATCATCCATTCTTCTTCCTCATCCAGCATAAGACAACTG GTGCTGTACTATTTGTAGGTCAAATCAACCAACCACAAGAGCACTAG